The genomic interval CAAGGTGCACGAGAGCCATGCGCTGCCGGTGCCGGCGGGCTTCACGATGGAGGAGGCTGCCGCCGTGCCGGAGACGTTCTTCACCGTGTGGAGCAACGTGTTCGACCGGGTCGGGCTGAGGGCCGGAGAACGGTTCCTGGTCCATGGCGGCACGTCGGGCATCGGCACGACGGCGATCCAGCTCGCCAAGGCGTTCGGCGCCAAGGTCTATACCACCGTCGGCTCGGCGGAAAAACTCGACGCGGTGAGGGCGCTCGGCGCCGACGTGGCGATCGACTACAACAAGCAGGACTTCGTCGCCGAGATCCTGGCCGAGACCGGCGGCGAGGGCGTGCACGTCATCCTCGACATGGTCGGCGGCGATTATGTCGAGAAGAACTGGAAGGTGGCCGCGGTGGAGGGGCGCATCTGCCAGATCGCAACGCTCAACGGCATCTCTGAAAACGTCAATTTCTCCCGCCTGATGCAGAAGCGCCTGATCCATACCGGCTCGACGCTGCGGCCGCGCGACACGGCATTCAAGGCGGCGATCGCCGCCGCGTTGAAAGACAAGGTCTGGCCCCTGCTGGAGGCCGGCACCGTCAGGCCGGTGATGGATTCGACTTTCCCGCTGGCGAAGGCGGCGGATGCGCACCGGCGCATGGAAAGTTCCGGCCACATCGGCAAGATCGTGCTGACGGTCGATTAAGCTCCGATTGGGGCGCGGGAGGGTCGCCGAAGCCGCAGACACGCGGAAAACCTGTGCCGTCGCGACGCGCAGCAATTGCGTTTCGCGCCGTTGATGCCTATATTCGGGTCAATCTCCCATCAAATCGATTGGAATGTTGCTTTTTCGCCCTGCCGGGCGAGGAAGCCCACAGGAGGATTACACCCGATGGCCAACACGCCCCTCATGCCGAAGGCCACCGCCGTCTGGCTCGTCGACAACACGGCCCTGAGCTTCACCCAGATCGCGGCCTTCTGCAAACTCCATCCCCTCGAAGTCAAGGCGATCGCCGACGGCGAGGCGGCCCAGGGCATCAAGGGCCTCGACCCTGTGCTGACCGGCCAGCTCACCCGCGAAGAGATCGAGAAGGGCCAGCGCGACCCGAACTACCATCTCAAGCTCCAGGGCTCGAAGGTGGTGGTGCCGGAGAGCAAGCGCCGCGGCCCGCGCTACACGCCTGTGTCGCGCCGCCAGGACCGGCCGAATGCGATCCTGTGGCTGGTGCGCAACCATCCCGAACTGAAGGATGCGCAGATCATGCGCCTGGTCGGCACGACCAAGCCGACGATCCAGGCGATCCGCGAGCGCACGCACTGGAATTCGGCCAACCTGACGCCGTCCGATCCGGTCACCCTCGGCCTGTGCAGCCAGATCGAACTGGACATGGAGGTCGAGAAGGCGGCCAAGAACGCTCCGCCGCGGCCGGAGCCGGAGTACGCCGAGACCCTGGTGCCGGTCGAGGAGTCGACCAGCGAGGAGGCGATCGCCGCCGCCTTCACCATGGACCGCCGGCCGCGCGAGGAAGAGGAGGCGATCGACGCCGACGCGGTGTTCGCCAAGCTCAACTCGCTCAAGAAGTCGAAGCGGGACGAGGACGACGACCACCGGCTCTGAACGGGCGACCGTCGAGCGGACCAGCCGCCGGATACCGTCCGGCGGCCGAGGGCCGACAAAGCTCCAAACGCGTCATCCCGCACGCAGCGAAGCGCAGATACGGGATCGGCGAGCCGGGGCCTCCCGGTCTCCGTCTTGACATCATCGACACCGTGGCTCTCCGGTTCCGGCTCGCGCTCCGCTTGGCCGGAATGACAGCGGAGAAGCTGCGGGTGTGTCGACACGCTGAGCTGCCGGACGCGTCCGGCGGCTTTTTCGTGCCCGCCCCTGTCCGGCATCCCGCATGGCGTGGCGGCATCGCGAACCGGAAGCAACGGAGACAGGGTTGCCGAATTGTCACGCCTTCGCGCGACGATTCGGCACCCCTCGCGCTGACGCGTGACCCGCCGCGCCACGGCGAATCCGTGTCCGCGCAAGGTTGCGCGGGCAGAAAGGAAGGGTCCGCCCCACTTCTGCCGCAATGCGCTGACGGGTCTCGTGGACCAGACCGTCATTGGCAGCGGCGAGTGTCCGCATGCGAAGCGGAACGACGGCAAACCGGGCGAGGAAGCGAGCAGAGCCGGCGATGCTAGACTTGATCTTTCCGGTCTTCCTCATCGGCTCCGGTCTCGTCCTTGCCTCGGTTATGACCAGTGCCCTGGCGTTCCGCTATGGCGCCCCCTTGCTGCTGGTGTTCCTGTCGATCGGCCTGCTCGCAGGCGAGGACGGGCTCGGCATCCGGTACGACGATGCCAACTCCGCCTATCTGATCGGCAGTCTCGCGCTCGCAGTCATCCTGTTCGATTCCGGCTTCGACACCAAGCTGCGCTCGTTCCGCCAGGCGGCCGCCCCGGCGGTGACGCTGGCGACGCTCGGCGTGCTGCTGACAGCGGCACTGGTCGGCGTCTTCGCCCATTTCATCTTCGGCCTGCCCAGGCTGGAGGCGTTCCTGCTCGGCGCGATCGTCGGATCGACCGATGCGGCCGCCGTGTTCTTCCTGCTGCGGGTGGGCGGCATCACGCTCCGCGACCAGGTGCGGTCCACCCTCGAGGTGGAATCGGGTTCGAACGACCCGATGGCGATCTTCCTGACGGTCGTGCTGCTGGAACTGATCCTTGCCGGGGAGGCCGCGGCGGCGAAGGTCTGGCAGGACCTGGCCGCAGGCTTCGCGATCCAGATGGGCATCGGCGCCGTCATGGGATTTGCCGGCGGCTACGCCCTCGTCGCCGCCGCGAAGCGGATCACGCTCGAAGGGGCGCTCTATCCGATCGGCGTGCTGTCGGCGGCGGTGTGCCTGTTCGGCTTCGTCGGCATGGTGGGCGGCAGCGGCTTCCTGGCGGTCTATGTCGCCGGGCTTGTCGCCGGCAACAGCGGCATCACCGGCTACATGGGCCTGCGCCGCTTCCTGGAAGGCCTGACCTGGATGGCGCAGATCGCCATGTTCCTTACCCTCGGCCTGCTGGCAACGCCGTCGCAGTTCCTCGACATCGCACTGCCGGCCGTCGCGCTCGCGGTCGCGCTGACGCTCTTCTGCCGGCCGATGGCGGTCTGGCTCTGCCTGCTGCCGTTCGGTTACCAGCGCAACGAGACGGCGTTCATCGCGTGGGTCGGCTTGCGCGGCGCGGTGTCGATCCTGCTCGGCATCATCCCGCTCGCTGCCGGTCTGCCGGACGGCCAGCTGCTGTTCAACATCGCCTATATCATTGTGCTGACGTCGCTGCTGCTGCAGGGCTGGACGATCCGGCCGATGGCCCGCTGGCTCGGTCTGATCGTGCCGGTGCGGATCGGGCCGGTGGAGCGCGTCGGTCTCGAACTGCCCGGTCGGGCGGACCACGAGCTGATCGTCTATCGCGTGGTGCGCGAAAGCCCGGTGCTGCTCGGCGAACGCCTGCCGCGCTGGGCCCGGCCGTCGCTCGTGGTGCGCGACGGTCGGTCCATGCGCTACCAGTATGCCGGTCGGCTGCAGGAGGACGATCTCGTCTACATGTTCGTCGCGCCCCAGTACATCCACCTGCTCGACCGGCTGTTCGCCAGCCCCGCCAAACTGACCGTCGACGACGCCGACTTCTTCGGGAAGTTTGTCCTCGATCCGCGCCAGCCGCTGATCGACCTGATCAACGCCTACGGCCTGCGCTCCATCCCGGACCGGCACCTGGACCAGAGCATCGCGGACTTCATGCTGCAGCGACTGGGCGGTACGGCGGAGGTTGGCGACCGTGTCACCTGCGGCGAGGTCGACCTGATCGTGCGCGACGTCACCGGCGCCGGCGAGATCGACCGGGTGGGCCTGTCCTTCGCGCAGGAGGAAGGGCCTTCACGGCTGCCGCTGTTCCTGAGCGGCAAGGAGATCCGGGTGTGGCTGCGAGAACGGCTGGCCCGAGGCCGCAAAACGTAGCGCTGCGCTCAGCGTTCGGTGAGCTTCAACTCGATGCGGCGGTTG from Polymorphum gilvum SL003B-26A1 carries:
- a CDS encoding potassium/proton antiporter translates to MLDLIFPVFLIGSGLVLASVMTSALAFRYGAPLLLVFLSIGLLAGEDGLGIRYDDANSAYLIGSLALAVILFDSGFDTKLRSFRQAAAPAVTLATLGVLLTAALVGVFAHFIFGLPRLEAFLLGAIVGSTDAAAVFFLLRVGGITLRDQVRSTLEVESGSNDPMAIFLTVVLLELILAGEAAAAKVWQDLAAGFAIQMGIGAVMGFAGGYALVAAAKRITLEGALYPIGVLSAAVCLFGFVGMVGGSGFLAVYVAGLVAGNSGITGYMGLRRFLEGLTWMAQIAMFLTLGLLATPSQFLDIALPAVALAVALTLFCRPMAVWLCLLPFGYQRNETAFIAWVGLRGAVSILLGIIPLAAGLPDGQLLFNIAYIIVLTSLLLQGWTIRPMARWLGLIVPVRIGPVERVGLELPGRADHELIVYRVVRESPVLLGERLPRWARPSLVVRDGRSMRYQYAGRLQEDDLVYMFVAPQYIHLLDRLFASPAKLTVDDADFFGKFVLDPRQPLIDLINAYGLRSIPDRHLDQSIADFMLQRLGGTAEVGDRVTCGEVDLIVRDVTGAGEIDRVGLSFAQEEGPSRLPLFLSGKEIRVWLRERLARGRKT
- a CDS encoding NAD(P)H-quinone oxidoreductase, translating into MSELPSMMTAIAITAPGGPDVLAPEQRHVPVPLGREILIKVAAAGVNRPDVLQRMGAYPPPKDASDLPGLEVAGTVAAVGTQVTAFAVGDRVTALVPGGGYAEYCKVHESHALPVPAGFTMEEAAAVPETFFTVWSNVFDRVGLRAGERFLVHGGTSGIGTTAIQLAKAFGAKVYTTVGSAEKLDAVRALGADVAIDYNKQDFVAEILAETGGEGVHVILDMVGGDYVEKNWKVAAVEGRICQIATLNGISENVNFSRLMQKRLIHTGSTLRPRDTAFKAAIAAALKDKVWPLLEAGTVRPVMDSTFPLAKAADAHRRMESSGHIGKIVLTVD
- a CDS encoding DUF1013 domain-containing protein, whose translation is MANTPLMPKATAVWLVDNTALSFTQIAAFCKLHPLEVKAIADGEAAQGIKGLDPVLTGQLTREEIEKGQRDPNYHLKLQGSKVVVPESKRRGPRYTPVSRRQDRPNAILWLVRNHPELKDAQIMRLVGTTKPTIQAIRERTHWNSANLTPSDPVTLGLCSQIELDMEVEKAAKNAPPRPEPEYAETLVPVEESTSEEAIAAAFTMDRRPREEEEAIDADAVFAKLNSLKKSKRDEDDDHRL